The DNA region CGGGCTCGGACCAGCCGTGCATGGCCAGCTTGAACGTGGCCCAGTGCACCGGGATCAGCAGGCCGCCGTCAAGGTCGACGTGCGCGGCGACGCCCTCCTCCGGGGTCATGTGGATGTCGGGCCAGCCCGGGGCGTACGCGCCGACCTGGACCAGGGACGCGTCGAACGGGCCGTGCAGCGCGCCGATCTCGGCGTAGCCGTCGAAGTAGCCGGAGTCACCGGTGTAGAAGACCCGGCGGGACGGGCCCGCCACGACCCAGGACGCCCACAGCGTGTCGTCGCGGGTGAAGGCGCGGCCGGAGAAGTGCTGGGCCGCGGTCGCGGTGAGCCGGACGCCCGCGATCTCCGTGCTCTCCTCCCAGTCCAGCTCGATGATCCGCTCGGCCGGGACCTGCCACCGCTCCAGGTGCGCGCCGACCCCGAGCGGCACCACGAACGGCGCGGTCCTGGTCTCGACCAGCGCGCGCACGGTGGCCAGGTCGAGGTGGTCGTAGTGGTCGTGCGAGATGACGACGGCGTCGACGTCGGGGACCTCCGACAGCGGCTGCGGCATCGGGTGCAGCCTGCGCGGGCCGACCAGCCGCGACGGCGACACGCGCTCGCTCCACACTGGATCGAACAGCACGCGCGCGCCGTCGATCTCAACCAGGGTGGTTCCGTGGCCGTACCAGGTCAGGAAGAGGCCGTCGTCGGTCGGGGCAGCGGGGCTGACCAGCGGGACCGGCCCGGCGGGAGTGCGCCGCTGACCGCCGAACATCAGCTCGCGCACCATGTCGCGGCCCGCTTCGGGGACGATCTGCGCGGTGTGGGCGCGGTTGTGGAAGGCGCCGTCGCGGAACTGCGGCGAGCGCTGGACCCGGGCCGCGCGGTCGCCGCGCGCCTTGCCGCCCAGCGCGGCCGGGATGTCGCGCACGATCCACGCGACCGCCGCGAGTCCCAGTCCCAAAGCCAGAAGAAGCCGTCTCATCCCACGATGGTGCCATCGAAAAGCTGTGACCGTCCTCAGGCGAGTCGGCAACCCCACGTCACGGTGCGAAGCCGCATCGCGCGGCGGGCGACCAGACCCGGGCGCGGCGTACGGACCGACACCCGGCGCAAGTGGGCCTCATCGACCTTGAGGCTCTCCGGCGCCGGGTACTCCTCGTCCGGTGCTTGCGGGTGGTCCGGCGGGAGCAGGTCGAGGATCGCGCGCAGGGCCCACCTGGCGTGCCCGTGGTAGGACCAGACGACAGTGTCAGCGGAGAAGACGTCCCAATCGCGGCTCTGCCGGGACCGGGCGGCGGTGACGTCGTGCGCGTCCTTGATCACCACATAGTCGACGTGGTTCTCCCACGCGTAGGTCGCCACGATCGCTTCCGGGACGTCCGGGCCGCCGCAGAGGTACACGGTGAAGCCGTCGGCCACGACCGCGCGCAGGAGCTCGTCTATCTCGCCCCAGTCGGACGGTTGTGACTCTTCGCAAGGTTGACTCATCGTCATCACCCGAATGGCCGGTGCCGCCGCCGCCGAGTGCCCCCGAGCGATGACACGGTGTGTCCGTCTCACCCTGTTTACCGCACCCGGACGACACGTAGCTACCCATTCATGCCACCGACACCAATGTGTCATTCACAGTTTGATGTCACCCGTGTGAGTGACGACTCCTACCCGATCGGCCCTTGCACCGGTTGGCCTATCGCCTCGAACACCAGCATGGTGTTGACCGAGACGACCTCCGGGCGACTCAACAGGCGGGTGATGAGCAGCTGCTGCAGGTGCGTGGTGTCGGGCACGGCGACCTGGATGAGGTAGTCGTCGGGCCCCGCCACATGCAGCAACGACACCGTCTCGGGCTGGTCGAGGACGAACGCCTTGAACGCGGCCACGATCTGCTGGCGGTGCGGCCGGACGCGCACCGAGAGCAGCGCGCTGATCGGCCTGCCGAGCGCGGCCAGGTTCACAGTCGCGTGGAATCCTGTGAGGACACCGCGGCGGCGCAGCGACCGCACCCGCTCCAGCGCGGTGGACGGCGCGACCCCGACGATCGCGGCCAGTTCCTTGTTCTGCAACCGCGCGTCCTGTTGCAACTCGCGCAGGATCGCGATGTCGACGGCGTCGAGATCACCCATCGACCGACTGTACTGTCCGGTCAGCGGTGTGCCTCCTTGAGCGCGTACTCCAGGTCCGCGACCAGGTCGTCGACGTGCTCGAGCCCGACCGACAGCCGCAGCACCGCCGCGTTCGGCTTCGCGTGCGCCGCGACCGGCCGGTGGGTCAGCGAGGCCGGGTGCTGGATCAGCGAGTCGACCCCGCCGAGCGAGACGGCGTGGGTGATCAGCCGCACCGCCTCCACCGTCCGCGCCGCCGCCGCGTACCCGCCGTCGACGGCGAAGGCGACCATCGCGCCCGGCCCGGACATCTGCCTGCCGACCAGCTCGCCGGACGGAAAGTACACCCGCTCGACGTGCTGCTGACCGCCGAGCCAATCCGCGATCGCGATGGCGTTGGTCTGCTGCTGCTGAACCCGCACGGGCAGCGTCTGCAAACCGCGGTGCAGCAGGTAGGCGGCCAGCGGGTGCATCAATCCCCCGGTGATGGCCCGCACGCCGCGCAGCCTCGTCGCCCACTCCGCGTCGGCGGCCACGACGCCGCCGATGACGTCACCGTGCCCCCCGAGGTACTTGGTCGCCGAGTGGAGCACGAGGGTCGCCCCATGCTCCACCGGCCGCTGGAGAACCGGCGTGGCGAAGGTGTTGTCCACCAGCACCGGCACGTCACCCGCCGCGGCGGTGACCGCGCGCAGGTCGAGCAGGTCGAGGGTCGGGTTCGCGGGGGTCTCCACGATCACCAGCCCAGTCGTGTCCTTGATCGCCGCCGCCACGCCATCCGGCTCGACCCAGCTGACCTCGGTGCCGAGCATCCCGGTGGCCAGCAGGTGATCCGACCCGCCGTAGAGCGGCCGCACGGCCACGATGTGCGGCTTGCCCGCGCTGACCGTCGCGATGAGACACGCGGTCAGCGCGGCCATCCCGGATCCGAACGCGACCGCCTGCTCGGCACGTTCGAGGGCCGCCAGAGCGTCCTCGAACCGCGCGACCGTGGGGTTCCACAGTCGCTGGTAGACCAGCCCACCCTCCGCGGGCGGCAGTCCCCCGGTGGCGAGGGCCTCGTAGGCCGCCCCGCCGGACTCGACGCTGGGCACCGGGTTGGTGGTGGACAGATCGATCGGGGGCACATGCACGCCGAGTCCCGCGAGATCATCGCGGCCCGCGTGCACGGCGAGAGTGGCCAGGCGGCTCATCGGCGCTCCTCTGTGTCGGGTCCACAGAGGATCGCCCGGTTCGGCGGGCTACCGGCGGGTCACGAAATCCGGTTCGATTACGACCCCGCACGGCACGTCCGACCGAATCGGATTCGGCTCGGGACGTCGCGGCGGGAAGGAACCGGGACTGCCGCCGTCAGCCCACGTCCTCCCCGGGGGGCTTCCTTGGCCAGGTGGCGGGCCGTTCCCGGCAATGCGGTGCTGCCCGTCGGGTGGCCGTCGACGGCGTCGCGGTCCATCGCGTATCAGCCTGACCCCGCGGCGCTGCCTTTGCGAATGCGCCATCACGAATTGCCATAACATCGCGGAGTTCTGAGTACCACGTAATCCGCCGCCCTCCTTAAAGCAGCGCGCGCGGTGACTCGGCGACCGAGGTCACAGTCCATTGTCGGCACCGGCCAATTCACAGAATCCTTGTCTCGTCCGGCGCTGCGTCGCCGGACCACCCCGGCCACGCCCTTTCCGGCGCGGACCGGCCTGCCCATTTATCGAGGAGTTCGACAATTCATGAACAACGGGGAAATGCCGGGTACGTCCCGGCGTAGATTCCTGACCGGGGCGTTCGCCACGGGGGCCCTTGCGGTCGTGGGCGCAAGCGGCGCGCTGATCGCCACCAGCGCGAACTCGGCCACCGCCACCGTGATCCACGAGAAGTTCGATGAGGTCTACAAGGGCCGCCGCATCGCGGGAACGCATGCCAGCGACAAGCTGACCAGCACGAAGTACATCGACGCACTCACCGTCGACGGGGACGCCGTCCACGTGATGCGCAATGGCAACGGCACGTTGGTGACCTCGGTCAACCACTACGAGCCCTTCGCCACGCTGCGCGAAGCCGCCAGGGCCGCGGTGGACACCCTGGGCGACGCTCGGCCGCTCCCGGTCGGCCACGGCCACCACTGACCTCGACAACTTTCGTAGTGGAGTAGACCAATGGGAATTCGCAAGAACCAGGCGAATCTGACCGCCACCGAACGAACGAACCTCGTCAACGCGCTGCTCGCCATGAAAGCAAACGGCCAGTATGACGTTTTCGTGCAGCAGCACATCGACAGATCGAACGGCGACAGCGACAACGGCGTGCGAATCGGCCACCGGGCGCCGAGCTTCCTGCCGTGGCACCGCCGATTCCTGCTCGACTTCGAGAACGCGCTCAAGGCCATCAACCCCGCTGTCGACCTGCCCTACTGGGACTGGACGACGGCCGGGTCGACCTCGACGCTGTGGTCGACGAGCTTCATGGGCCCCAACGGCTCCTCGACGCAGAACTGGCGCGTCACGTCGGGCCCGTTCGCGCAGAGCAGCGGGAACTGGACCCTCAACGTCCGCACGGACAGCAACAACTACCTGCGCCGCCGCTTCGGCGCGGGCACCGGCACTGTCCTGCCGACCGCCGCGCAGGTCAGCACGGTCCTCGGGCTGACCAACTACGACACGTCGCCGTGGAACAGCACGTCGCTGACGAGCTTCCGCAACCAGCTCGAAGGCTGGAACGGGCCCAACCTGCACAACCGGGTGCACGTGTGGGTCTCGGGCACGATGGCGGGGTTCGGCTCGCCCAACGACCCGGTCTTCTGGATGCACCACTGCAACATCGACCGGCTGTGGTCGCAGTGGCAGGCCGCGAACCCGACGCGCACCTACATTCCGACCTCTGGCACCACCAACGTGGTCGACATCGATGAGCCGATGCTGCCCTGGGGCGGTTCGGTGACGCCGCGGAGCATGCTGTCGCACTCGGCTTCGTACACCTACGCGTAGCCCACGTTTCGCCTGTCGTGAATCGGGGTTCGCTCCTTCGGGGGCGAACCCCGTCACAGCCCGAACATGATCGGGTACGCGGCGCAGGCTATGGCGGTGATCACCTTGCTACCAGCGGGTTTCCCAACTGACTTTGTGGACGGTCGGCCGCGGACACCCCAACGGTCAGCGGCTCGGGGCGTGGACCGCGATCAGCTCGTGGACCATGGCGGCGGTCTTCGCCAGCGTGTCCTCGTGGCCGGTCGGGTCGAGCCGGAACGCCAGCCGGGTGAGCACGTCCCCGATCGTCACCGCCTGGAGCAGGGTCACCCGAAGCTCGGCGGTGTCGATGAAGCCGAAGCGGTCGACCAGCACGTCGGCCAGGCCGTCGGCGAGCGGGTCGTCGAACTCGTTGGAGTCGAGTTCGCCCGCGGCGAGGCCCGCGTTGCTGATGGCCCGGAAGCCCTCGTCGGTGCGGCACATCCCGACATAGATCGAGTACGCGCGGGCGACGGCCTCGTGCCAGACCGGCAGCACGGCGGCCTCGGCGGTGACGCGATCCTGGTAGCGCAGGGTGTTGCGTTCCACGACGGCGCGCATGACGGCGAGTTTGTCGGGGAAGTAGCGGTAGACCGAGCCGATGGACACCTTGGCGGTCTTGGCGATGTCCGCTGTCGTCGCGGCCGAGAAGCCCTTGTCCACCACGACCCGGGCGGCGGCGTCGAGGATGCGTTCGATCTGCCGGGTGGCGCGGAACTGGGTCGGGGTCCGACGCACCTGATACGGGGTGTCTGGGGCGCTCATTGCGCCATTGTGCCCAGCACACATGACCGGTCGTCGACCGGCTGTGCCGATCTTGACAGCGACACCGCGCCCGCGGATATCCCAGTGAGCCATAACATGCACCGATGACCCCCAAGCCGTGCATCTTCTGTCAGATCGCCGACGGCGAGCTGCCCGCCGCCGTGGTCCACGAGGACGACGCGACGATCGCCTTCCTCGACCACCGGCCGCTGTTCCACGGCCACACGCTCGTGGTGCCCAAGACGCACGTCCAGGTACTCAGCGACCTGCCTGCCGAGCGGGTCCCGGCCTTCTTCACCCTCGCGCAGCGGCTGGAGCGGGCGGTGGAGGACGGGCTGGGCGCGGACGGGTCGATGATCCTGATCAACAACGTGGTCAGCCAGTCGGTGCCGCACCTTCACCTGCACGTCATCCCCCGTCGACGCAAGGACGGCCTACGATTCTGGCTCGGCCCGCGCCACCCGTACGACGCGGAGAACCGGGCCGAGGACTTCGCCGCGCGCATCCGTTCGGCGCTCTAGCGCTGTGTCCATGAGCGTTGTCGGGCTATCGGCGGATCCAGGTTTCCGCTGGGCGTGCCGCCGGAATGCCGCTCGTACTGGGTGTACTTGGGCTTTCCGGCGGTGCGCCCAGCGGGAAGCTGGGCCGTCGAGAGCCTGGCAACGTTCGTGGACACAGCGCTAAGCCCCCTGATGCCGGATCGGTTCAGCCGCTTGGCCCAAGCCCGCCGTGATGATGTTCGTATGTTCGAGGGAATCCGAATGGATCGGCTACTGCGACAAGGTCCCACCAGGTACGCACACAGTGTGGAGACCTCCGCGCGCTGGCGGGCGCCCGTCCTGGTGATGGGCGCCGCGTTGCTGTTGCCGCTCATGTTGACCTTCGCCTTCAACCTCCCGCGGTGGCTCACCGTGGTCCTGCTCGTGCTGTCCATCGGCGCGGGCGCGATGGGCATCCGGCAGGTGGTGTTCCAACGCGAACAGGCCGAGCTGCGGGCCGAGGCGGCCAAGGAGCGGGCCGCGGCCAAGCCCGAGCCGGAGCCCACGCTGAACGAGCACCACGTCCCCGCCATCCCGATCGACAGCGCCGAGCCGTATTACCGGTTCGTCCTGTCCTGCAAGGTCTGCTGGACGACGCATCCGGACGCCGACCACGGCAATCCTCGCGGTTTGGCTGTTCACGCCGTCCTGGAACGGGCCCGCCAGATCACGGTGACCGGGGCGCCGACCGACTCGGACAACGTGCGCACTCGCCTCGCCGCGGAGTTGGGTGTGAAGGTGGTGGACCGGTCCGGGCAGATCACGGCTTGGGCGGAGGATGTGGGGTTGACGATTCCGGAGACGGACGTCGCTCGGCTGGCTCGGCTCGCGGAGCTGCGCAAGGAGAAGCAGGTGCTGCACCAGGAGCGGGAGCTGGAGCAGAGCACTCGGTCGTATTTGACGGAGAACGTCTTCACTGATCCGGGGAGTGCGATGGTGTGGTGGCTGTCGCGGCATCCTGATCAGATTCGGGAGGCCGCGGCGTTGTTGCCGACGTTTGCGGAGTTGACGGCGGCGGTGAATGACACTGAGGTTTCGCCGAAGTATGCGCAGGCTGAGCGGCCGACGTTGAGTGCGGTGGCCAATGGGGAGTGGAATCGGTTGGCTGGGGACGAGGATCGGCGGCAGTTGCCTCGGACCAGCGATCCTGACTGAGCCTGCTCGCCTGCTTGGCTGGTGGGGCTGATGGGCTGGTGGGCGCCGTCTTGCTTGGCCCCTTGCGTTCCGTTGTGGTGATGCACTGCAACCACTATGACTTCCACCCCTGTAACGGATTGGTGGGGTGACCCCGGGGCGACTGATTGGCAGCGCCGCCCCGGGGTCACCTGGCCTCGCCGTGCGAGGGCGCGTCAATCCGGTGTCCCGGCCGGATTAGTGCGTTGCGGCGAGGCCGGACGGCCGACCGTAGTCGACCCTGCTCGACTCCGTGGCCGTCCAGGATCATGTTGGCGGTATCGGGGGCGCGTGACAACACCACTACGGGTGTAAACCACCGTTGAACGCAAATTTTTCTCAGAACACGGACCAGCCGGTGATCGACGAGAAGGCCTCCAGGGCCGCCACACCCGCCACCGAGTTGCCGCAGGCGTCCAGGCCGGGGCTCCAGACGCACACGACGCATCGGTTGGGGACCACCGCGATGATGCCGCCGCCGACGCCGCTCTTGGCGGGGAGGCCGACGCGGTAGGCGAACTCGCCCGCGCCGCCGTACATCCCGCAGACCAGCATGGTGGCGTTGAGGCGTTTGGTGGCGTCGCGGTCGAGGATGGCGGCTCCGTCGGCGCCGAGGCCGCCTCGGGCCAGGAAGAGGGCCGCCGCGGCGAGGTCTTCGCAGGACATCGAGATGGCGCACTGGCGCACGTAGTGGTCGAGGACGTCGGCGACGGCGTTGTCCAGGTTGCCGTAGCTGGCCACCAGGTGCGCGAGCGCGGCGTTTCGGTGGACGTGGGCCAGTTCGGAGGAGGCGACCTCGGGATCGGTGTCGACCGAGGTGTTGCCCGACTCCGCGCAAAGAAAGGCGCGCAATGCGCCCGCGGCGTCGCCGGTGAGGGTGAGGAGGCGGTCGGTGGTCACCAGGGCGCCCGCATTGAGGAATGGGTTGCGGGGGACGCCCAGGTCCTGTTCGAGCTGCACCAGGGAGTTGAACGGGTGGGGCGAGGCCTCGCGCCCGAGTCGGCCCCAGACGCCGTCGCCGTCGACAGCCAGGGTCAGCGCGAAGGCGAAGACCTTTGCCAGGCTCTGCACCGAGAACGGCTGCCGGTAGTCGCCGATGCCGTAGGTCTCCCCGTCGACGGTGGCCACCGCCATGCCGAACCGTTTGGGGTCCACAGTGGACAAGGCGGGGATGTAGTCGGCGACCCGGCCGGTGCCGATCATCGGCTCCACGGCGGCGCGCACGTCGTCCAGTGCCGTACGTAAGAACGGTCTCGACGATCTTTCGAGGACCGCGGTCGCCTCGCCTCCGGGATAACCCACCGCTGCAGAATGACCCCCTACCTCGGCTACGCACAACGAGGGCGCGGGCTTAACTGTTAACTCCACTACGACCAGCGGAAACCGTGGCAACCAGGACCGAAGTTGAGCGCGACGGAATGCACGCTCCCGCTGGCGTCGGAAACAGCGGAAACGGTCTGCTCGGGGCCACCGCCGACCCGGCTGTAGCGCTCGATGCGCGACGGCAGCGCGCGCGGGTCGAAGGTCACCTCCAGCACGAACTCCCGCACCGGGAACCGGAACTTCCGCTCATAGTTGCGATCCACCGGAAACGGCGCGGCGTGCACGATCTCGTGCTCGGTGATCACCGTCTCGCCCCTGGCCAGCGGCCGGTCGAAGATCAGCTCGGCCACGATCAGCCCCTCCGCCCGCTGAGTCACCACCCGGCCCAGCGTGCAGTTGCGGACCGGGTGCACCACGGGCGGCGGCCGGTCGTGCTCGTCGGTGTGCAGGATGACCACCCACCGGTCCGGCCCGTCGACCTCGGACCGCAGCACCTGGCGGGAGGTGTAGCCGACCTCGCCGCCTTCGGGACCGACGAAGACCCGATCGTGCTGACTGAGCCGGGTAAGCCGATCGTCCCAACTCGCGTCGACCCCGGCCAGCGCGTCGACGACCGCCTCTGGCCGCGGCCACAACGCGCTCACCGGCATGCTGTCGGCCACCGTGGTGAGCCAGCGCCCCCGCGGCCGGGGCGGACCGAGCAGCGCGGCCAGCGATCCCTCTGGCACCTCCAGCACGGTCTCCAGGTGCTTGAGCGCCACCAGCGACTCCCGCCGCTCCGGCCTGCTCCGCCCGGACTGCCAGTAGCTCAGCGTCGCCAGACTGATCGAGACACCACTCACCCGCAGCCGCTCCCGCAGCCGCTGCAACCCCAGCCCCCGCGCCCGAATCGCCGCCCTCAGCGCGTCGGCGAACGGACCGGCGTCGCGGTTCTCCACAGACATGATCGCCATGGCTCAGCCTCCCTGGACCGGAGGCTAGGCCACCCGAACGGGAGTGTTAACCGTTAACTGTTCAGTGAATGCGGACACCGCTTCAGGTCCGTCTCCTCGTTCACGAGGAGACCGCTGACGCGGTGGCCGCGGGGATCAGCCCAGGCACGGCAGACTCATCGGCCTTCGCCTATCTAGGTGCCTCTCGGGACTGCGCCTCACGAAGGCCCTTCTCGGCCTTCACAGCGTTAGCGGCTTCGATCCCCGCCCACGCCATCGCCTCGTGATGGTGGTGCCGATCAGTCAACGCCACCTCCCGGTAGACCCGCTCCGCGCGACGGTGGAACGACACCAGCACCGTGTACGACGACCCCGGCCGCGGCATCTCCCGCCCCAGCACCTCGTTGGCTTCCCGCAGCGTCCGAATCTGTCGCGAAACCATCAGGCATCCCCGCCCTGCCGCCAAGGCACCACCGAACGCAGCAACGGACCTATCCCGGCATCCGCGCGCGCATTCCAATCCCGCGCTTGCGACTCGAACGCCTCAGCCGCCGAGCGCACCGACGCCACCGCCCATCACGGGAGGCCGGGTGCGTCCGCGATTTCGCGCCACGCCACCGCCACCTCCCACGAGGCCACCGCCATCGCCCGCGCCATGTCTGGATCACTCCGCTCGACAATCGCAACATCCCCCGACGCCCGCCTATACGCGCTGTAGGCGGACTGCCACCGCAGGTCCAAGTGGTCCGCGATCACCACCGACACCTTCCAAGCGGCCCGAGAAACGCCCCGGGCGACCCGCAACCTCGCCCTCCCATTTGGAAACCCTTCTGTTGTCACCTGTGTTGTGCAGCCCACGTGTCACCGGGCTACCTCCACCATCGGACAACAGCAGGTCACGTCTAGTCCCCATGTCGATCGCATCTGTTCCCACCTTGTCCCAGCCGAGTCGCATCTAGGTTCCATCTGTAGTAGGTTCGCCCATCCGGGCACGAAGAAGGGGAGCGTCGATGGATGAGCCGTCAACCGTTCTAAAGGCGCTACTCAAGAAGCGCCACCTTCAAGGCCATCAGGCATTTACAAAGGAGTACAACAGAGCCGCGATGGCTACCGATCCGGACCTGAAGGGCACCGGCCCAAGCCGATCGCAATTCTTCCGATGGATTTCGGGAGATGTACTCAGTCTTCCATACCCGCATCACTGTCGAGTGCTTGAGAAGATGTTTCCCGGGTGGACCGCCGCGCAACTCTTCCAACCCGACTCTTCAGCTGAACCCGCACCATCGGCGGGCAACGCGTCGAACGTGCCCGCAGAATTCGTGGCACTATACGCGCATCGCTCCGACACGCCGAAGAGCCTGTGGTTGAATCTACTCAAGGGTGCGCATGACCGGATAGACCTGTTCGCAAACGCGAGCCTATTCCTACCGGAAGACAACCCAGAGGCGATTTCCATCATAAAGGAGAAAGCTACCAAGGGTGTGCGCGTCCGAATCCTCATGGGGGACCCGGACGCACCCGCAATGGAACTTCGGGGCCGCGAAGA from Alloactinosynnema sp. L-07 includes:
- a CDS encoding XRE family transcriptional regulator, whose protein sequence is MDEPSTVLKALLKKRHLQGHQAFTKEYNRAAMATDPDLKGTGPSRSQFFRWISGDVLSLPYPHHCRVLEKMFPGWTAAQLFQPDSSAEPAPSAGNASNVPAEFVALYAHRSDTPKSLWLNLLKGAHDRIDLFANASLFLPEDNPEAISIIKEKATKGVRVRILMGDPDAPAMELRGREERLHDALVGRIKMALAYYRPLLEVEGVEFRIHGTSLYNSIFRYDDQMLVNQHAYGTYGYLAPILHLRRQSGADMFDMYMRSLELVWSDEAYAYSTTGTKVG
- a CDS encoding tyrosinase family oxidase copper chaperone: MNNGEMPGTSRRRFLTGAFATGALAVVGASGALIATSANSATATVIHEKFDEVYKGRRIAGTHASDKLTSTKYIDALTVDGDAVHVMRNGNGTLVTSVNHYEPFATLREAARAAVDTLGDARPLPVGHGHH
- a CDS encoding HIT family protein translates to MTPKPCIFCQIADGELPAAVVHEDDATIAFLDHRPLFHGHTLVVPKTHVQVLSDLPAERVPAFFTLAQRLERAVEDGLGADGSMILINNVVSQSVPHLHLHVIPRRRKDGLRFWLGPRHPYDAENRAEDFAARIRSAL
- a CDS encoding tyrosinase family protein is translated as MGIRKNQANLTATERTNLVNALLAMKANGQYDVFVQQHIDRSNGDSDNGVRIGHRAPSFLPWHRRFLLDFENALKAINPAVDLPYWDWTTAGSTSTLWSTSFMGPNGSSTQNWRVTSGPFAQSSGNWTLNVRTDSNNYLRRRFGAGTGTVLPTAAQVSTVLGLTNYDTSPWNSTSLTSFRNQLEGWNGPNLHNRVHVWVSGTMAGFGSPNDPVFWMHHCNIDRLWSQWQAANPTRTYIPTSGTTNVVDIDEPMLPWGGSVTPRSMLSHSASYTYA
- a CDS encoding MBL fold metallo-hydrolase — protein: MRRLLLALGLGLAAVAWIVRDIPAALGGKARGDRAARVQRSPQFRDGAFHNRAHTAQIVPEAGRDMVRELMFGGQRRTPAGPVPLVSPAAPTDDGLFLTWYGHGTTLVEIDGARVLFDPVWSERVSPSRLVGPRRLHPMPQPLSEVPDVDAVVISHDHYDHLDLATVRALVETRTAPFVVPLGVGAHLERWQVPAERIIELDWEESTEIAGVRLTATAAQHFSGRAFTRDDTLWASWVVAGPSRRVFYTGDSGYFDGYAEIGALHGPFDASLVQVGAYAPGWPDIHMTPEEGVAAHVDLDGGLLIPVHWATFKLAMHGWSEPAERVWAESKARDVALAIPRPGERIDVDNPPQVDPWWQTLA
- a CDS encoding AMED_5909 family protein, whose product is MVSRQIRTLREANEVLGREMPRPGSSYTVLVSFHRRAERVYREVALTDRHHHHEAMAWAGIEAANAVKAEKGLREAQSREAPR
- a CDS encoding TetR/AcrR family transcriptional regulator → MSAPDTPYQVRRTPTQFRATRQIERILDAAARVVVDKGFSAATTADIAKTAKVSIGSVYRYFPDKLAVMRAVVERNTLRYQDRVTAEAAVLPVWHEAVARAYSIYVGMCRTDEGFRAISNAGLAAGELDSNEFDDPLADGLADVLVDRFGFIDTAELRVTLLQAVTIGDVLTRLAFRLDPTGHEDTLAKTAAMVHELIAVHAPSR
- a CDS encoding PLP-dependent aspartate aminotransferase family protein, with the translated sequence MSRLATLAVHAGRDDLAGLGVHVPPIDLSTTNPVPSVESGGAAYEALATGGLPPAEGGLVYQRLWNPTVARFEDALAALERAEQAVAFGSGMAALTACLIATVSAGKPHIVAVRPLYGGSDHLLATGMLGTEVSWVEPDGVAAAIKDTTGLVIVETPANPTLDLLDLRAVTAAAGDVPVLVDNTFATPVLQRPVEHGATLVLHSATKYLGGHGDVIGGVVAADAEWATRLRGVRAITGGLMHPLAAYLLHRGLQTLPVRVQQQQTNAIAIADWLGGQQHVERVYFPSGELVGRQMSGPGAMVAFAVDGGYAAAARTVEAVRLITHAVSLGGVDSLIQHPASLTHRPVAAHAKPNAAVLRLSVGLEHVDDLVADLEYALKEAHR
- a CDS encoding Lrp/AsnC family transcriptional regulator, with the translated sequence MGDLDAVDIAILRELQQDARLQNKELAAIVGVAPSTALERVRSLRRRGVLTGFHATVNLAALGRPISALLSVRVRPHRQQIVAAFKAFVLDQPETVSLLHVAGPDDYLIQVAVPDTTHLQQLLITRLLSRPEVVSVNTMLVFEAIGQPVQGPIG
- a CDS encoding glutaminase codes for the protein MGYPGGEATAVLERSSRPFLRTALDDVRAAVEPMIGTGRVADYIPALSTVDPKRFGMAVATVDGETYGIGDYRQPFSVQSLAKVFAFALTLAVDGDGVWGRLGREASPHPFNSLVQLEQDLGVPRNPFLNAGALVTTDRLLTLTGDAAGALRAFLCAESGNTSVDTDPEVASSELAHVHRNAALAHLVASYGNLDNAVADVLDHYVRQCAISMSCEDLAAAALFLARGGLGADGAAILDRDATKRLNATMLVCGMYGGAGEFAYRVGLPAKSGVGGGIIAVVPNRCVVCVWSPGLDACGNSVAGVAALEAFSSITGWSVF